The following proteins come from a genomic window of Pseudomonas hygromyciniae:
- a CDS encoding DNA topoisomerase IB translates to MPDSSLPVDLPRDLHYVDDSQPGLSRRKLRGKFQYFDRHGQRLTDAAEIQRINALAIPPAYTDVWICADPKGHLQATGRDARGRKQYRYHPRWREVRDSDKYSRLQEFGNALPKLRKQLQAQVDAPGFNREKVLATVVLLLDATLIRVGNSQYARDNRSYGLTTLRTRHVDIKGSEIQFQFRGKSGVEHQVSIKDRRLATVLKRCLELPGQNLFQYLDAEGERHTVSSTDVNAYLHSLTGADFTAKDYRTWAGSALALAVLRELAWQPESDAKKHVVEMVKNVARQLGNTPAVCRKCYIHPAVLEHFSLGHLAKLPKPRVRKGLKAEEVGLAMFLEQL, encoded by the coding sequence ATGCCCGACTCCAGCCTGCCCGTCGACCTGCCCCGTGACCTGCATTACGTTGACGACAGTCAACCGGGCTTGAGCCGCCGCAAACTGCGGGGCAAGTTCCAGTATTTCGATCGCCACGGCCAACGCCTGACCGACGCCGCCGAAATCCAGCGGATCAACGCCCTCGCCATCCCGCCGGCCTATACCGACGTATGGATCTGCGCCGACCCCAAGGGCCATCTGCAAGCGACCGGGCGTGATGCCCGAGGCCGCAAGCAATACCGCTATCACCCACGCTGGCGGGAAGTACGCGACAGCGACAAGTATTCGCGGCTGCAGGAATTCGGCAATGCGCTGCCCAAATTGCGCAAGCAACTGCAAGCCCAAGTCGATGCGCCAGGGTTCAATCGGGAGAAAGTCCTGGCCACCGTGGTGCTGTTGCTCGATGCCACGCTGATCCGCGTCGGCAATAGCCAATACGCCCGCGATAACCGCTCCTACGGCCTGACCACCCTGCGCACCCGCCACGTAGATATCAAGGGCAGCGAAATCCAGTTCCAGTTCCGTGGCAAGAGCGGTGTCGAGCATCAGGTCAGCATCAAGGATCGGCGCCTGGCGACCGTGCTCAAACGCTGCCTGGAGTTGCCGGGGCAGAATCTGTTCCAGTACCTGGACGCAGAAGGCGAGCGGCATACCGTCAGCTCCACCGACGTCAACGCGTACCTGCACAGCCTCACTGGCGCGGACTTTACCGCCAAGGACTATCGCACCTGGGCCGGCAGCGCACTGGCCCTGGCAGTGCTGCGCGAACTGGCGTGGCAACCGGAGTCGGATGCCAAAAAGCATGTGGTGGAGATGGTCAAGAATGTCGCCCGGCAGTTGGGCAACACCCCGGCGGTGTGCCGCAAGTGTTACATCCACCCCGCCGTGCTGGAGCACTTCAGCCTGGGCCATTTGGCAAAGCTGCCCAAGCCCAGGGTGCGCAAGGGCTTGAAGGCCGAAGAAGTGGGGCTGGCGATGTTTCTTGAGCAACTGTAG
- a CDS encoding ABC-F family ATP-binding cassette domain-containing protein — protein MTDVNRLPVLVSLHHVGFQFANGETLLEDLNLSIDHTPTGIVGRNGMGKSVLARLLAGVLEPSHGVIKSSANVAYVPQTIELFAGQTVAQVSGCAQILAALERLAAGQAQAEDLELIDDHWDLAERLRQALDGAGLAQISPDQPAAQLSGGQLARIALIGALLCAPQLLILDEPTNHLDNAGRDWLLATLSAWRGGLVVVSHDRRMLNTLGRIIELSPLGARLYGGNYDDYRAQRDAEQHAAQAALEHARLDRRREHQRLKKDIDSFQRHAASARKYAETANVDAFTKSRWKGAANEIVSNVRSAHVQQKQALNERVRTAYERVVDETPTFLGLPGTPLPAGRQVATLVDCQLPWFDPRAPSTFINASLTGPVRVAVHGPNGCGKSTLLKLLAGQWQPVSGQCTVHVSCAYLDQQLTLLDDRQSIVEQLKLIDTPLAEAELRTRLALLQLDALRVTQPIGQLSGGERLKAAMAMALWRKVPAQLLLLDEPTNHLDLESVMAFEQALQGFSGALIAVSHDAAFLNALKPTHVLTWGAMGWRLEVH, from the coding sequence ATGACTGACGTCAACCGGCTGCCTGTACTTGTTTCCTTGCATCACGTGGGTTTCCAGTTCGCCAATGGCGAGACGCTGTTGGAAGACCTCAACCTCTCTATCGATCACACACCCACCGGGATTGTCGGCCGTAACGGCATGGGCAAGAGTGTGTTGGCCCGCCTGCTGGCCGGCGTACTTGAGCCATCCCATGGCGTTATCAAATCCTCGGCCAATGTCGCCTACGTCCCACAAACCATTGAGCTGTTTGCGGGGCAGACCGTGGCCCAGGTCAGCGGGTGTGCGCAAATCCTGGCCGCCCTTGAACGCCTGGCAGCGGGTCAAGCGCAAGCTGAAGACCTGGAACTGATCGATGATCACTGGGACTTGGCCGAACGTCTGCGCCAGGCCCTCGACGGTGCCGGCCTGGCGCAGATAAGCCCCGATCAGCCTGCCGCACAACTGAGCGGCGGCCAACTGGCCAGGATCGCCCTGATTGGCGCCCTGCTGTGTGCGCCGCAGTTGCTGATTCTCGACGAACCCACCAACCATCTCGACAACGCCGGCCGCGACTGGCTGCTGGCGACCCTCAGTGCCTGGCGCGGTGGCCTGGTGGTGGTCAGCCATGACCGGCGCATGCTCAATACCCTGGGGCGAATCATTGAGCTGTCACCCCTGGGGGCCCGGCTCTATGGCGGCAACTACGACGACTATCGTGCGCAGCGCGATGCCGAACAACACGCCGCCCAAGCGGCCCTGGAACATGCCCGGCTGGATCGGCGGCGTGAGCATCAGCGCCTGAAAAAGGATATCGACAGCTTCCAGCGCCACGCCGCCAGCGCCCGTAAATATGCAGAGACCGCCAATGTCGACGCCTTCACCAAGTCCCGGTGGAAAGGCGCCGCCAACGAAATCGTCAGCAACGTGCGCAGTGCCCATGTGCAGCAAAAGCAGGCCTTGAATGAACGCGTACGCACCGCCTACGAACGGGTGGTGGACGAAACGCCGACCTTCCTCGGCTTGCCCGGCACACCTCTACCGGCAGGCCGCCAAGTGGCAACCCTTGTCGACTGCCAGTTGCCCTGGTTCGATCCCCGCGCGCCGAGCACCTTTATTAACGCGAGCCTGACCGGGCCGGTTCGGGTCGCGGTCCACGGGCCGAATGGCTGCGGCAAGTCCACGCTGCTCAAGCTGCTGGCGGGTCAATGGCAACCTGTCAGCGGCCAATGCACGGTTCATGTGTCCTGTGCCTATCTCGACCAACAGTTGACCCTGCTCGATGACCGGCAATCGATTGTCGAACAACTCAAATTGATCGACACGCCTCTGGCCGAAGCCGAGCTACGCACCCGCCTGGCGCTGTTGCAACTGGACGCATTGCGCGTCACCCAACCCATCGGCCAGCTCAGCGGTGGTGAGCGGTTGAAGGCCGCCATGGCGATGGCCTTATGGCGCAAGGTCCCGGCGCAACTGCTGCTCTTGGACGAGCCCACCAACCACCTGGACCTGGAGTCGGTGATGGCCTTCGAGCAGGCTTTACAGGGGTTTTCCGGCGCGCTGATTGCAGTCTCCCATGACGCGGCGTTCCTTAACGCGCTCAAGCCGACTCATGTTCTGACGTGGGGCGCCATGGGCTGGCGCCTGGAGGTGCACTGA
- a CDS encoding arsenic transporter, with translation MLIAFAIFLVTIVLVIWQPKGLGVGWSASIGAILALACGVISLADIPVVWQIIWNATGTFVALIIISLILDEAGFFAWAALHVARWGRGRGRRLFAYMVLLGALVSALFANDGAALILTPIVMSMLLALRFSPAATLAFVMGAGFIADTASLPLVVSNLVNIVSADYFKIGFNEYAAVMVPVNLVSVAATLAVLLWFFRRDIPQSYDPADLPEPASAIHDPATFHAAWWVLGILLVGCFALEPLGIPISAISAACALLLLVIAAKGHKISTRKVLKEAPWQIVIFSLGMYLVVYGLRNAGLTTYLATWLNTFADYGVWGAALGTGLLTALLSSVMNNLPTVLIGALSIDASHAVGVVKDAMIYANVIGSDLGPKITPIGSLATLLWLHILARKGIRITWGYYFKVGIVLTLPVLLITLAALALRLSL, from the coding sequence ATGCTGATCGCATTCGCGATATTTCTAGTCACCATCGTGTTGGTCATCTGGCAACCCAAAGGCTTGGGGGTCGGCTGGAGCGCATCAATAGGCGCCATCCTGGCCCTGGCTTGCGGCGTCATCAGCCTGGCGGACATCCCCGTAGTGTGGCAGATCATCTGGAACGCCACCGGCACCTTCGTCGCCCTGATCATCATCAGCCTGATCCTCGACGAGGCCGGCTTCTTCGCCTGGGCCGCGCTGCATGTGGCGCGCTGGGGACGTGGCCGTGGTCGCCGACTGTTCGCCTATATGGTGCTGCTGGGGGCCCTGGTCTCGGCACTGTTCGCCAATGACGGCGCGGCGCTGATCCTTACGCCGATTGTCATGTCGATGCTCCTGGCCCTGCGCTTCTCGCCAGCGGCGACCCTGGCATTCGTGATGGGTGCAGGGTTTATCGCCGACACCGCCAGCCTGCCGCTGGTGGTGTCCAACCTGGTGAACATCGTCTCGGCGGACTACTTCAAGATCGGCTTCAACGAGTACGCGGCAGTAATGGTGCCGGTCAACCTGGTCAGCGTCGCCGCAACCCTGGCGGTGCTGCTGTGGTTCTTCCGCCGTGATATCCCGCAAAGTTATGACCCCGCCGACCTGCCCGAACCGGCCAGCGCCATTCATGACCCGGCGACTTTCCACGCCGCCTGGTGGGTGTTGGGCATCCTGCTGGTCGGCTGCTTTGCCCTCGAGCCCCTGGGCATTCCCATCAGCGCCATCTCGGCCGCCTGCGCCCTGCTCCTGCTGGTGATCGCCGCCAAAGGCCACAAGATCTCCACACGCAAGGTGCTCAAGGAAGCGCCCTGGCAGATCGTGATTTTTTCCCTGGGGATGTACCTGGTGGTGTATGGCCTGCGCAACGCCGGCCTGACCACTTACCTGGCCACCTGGCTCAACACCTTCGCCGATTACGGCGTGTGGGGCGCCGCGCTGGGCACCGGGCTGCTGACGGCGCTGCTGTCTTCGGTGATGAACAACCTGCCGACGGTGCTGATCGGTGCGCTGTCCATCGACGCCAGCCATGCCGTGGGGGTGGTCAAGGACGCGATGATCTACGCCAATGTGATCGGCAGCGACCTGGGGCCGAAAATCACCCCGATCGGCAGCCTGGCAACTTTGCTCTGGCTACACATTCTGGCGCGCAAAGGCATTCGTATCACCTGGGGGTATTACTTCAAGGTCGGCATCGTCCTGACCCTGCCGGTGCTCTTGATCACCCTGGCCGCGTTGGCCCTGCGCCTGAGTCTTTAA
- a CDS encoding arsenate reductase ArsC — protein MKVLFICTANSCRSILSEALFNHLTPPGLHAVSSGSVPKGQVLPRTLSTLQAAGISTDGLYSKGNDAFAGSPPDIVISVCDKAAQEACPVYFGPAIKAHWGLEDPSALHGDEAQIDAAFQATLQIIETRCRALFAIPFSRLDAAQIKAELDRIGSL, from the coding sequence ATGAAAGTCCTGTTCATCTGCACCGCCAACAGCTGCCGCAGCATCCTCAGCGAAGCCCTGTTCAACCACCTCACACCACCAGGGTTACACGCCGTCAGTTCCGGCAGCGTTCCCAAGGGCCAGGTGCTGCCTCGCACCTTGAGTACATTACAAGCTGCGGGTATCAGCACCGACGGTTTGTACAGCAAAGGCAACGACGCGTTTGCAGGCAGCCCGCCAGACATTGTGATCAGCGTGTGTGACAAAGCCGCCCAGGAAGCCTGCCCGGTGTACTTTGGCCCCGCAATCAAGGCGCATTGGGGACTTGAGGATCCATCGGCCCTACACGGCGATGAGGCCCAGATTGACGCCGCCTTCCAGGCCACCCTGCAAATCATCGAAACCCGCTGCCGGGCGCTGTTCGCCATCCCGTTCAGCCGCCTCGATGCGGCACAGATCAAGGCTGAACTGGATCGTATTGGCTCGTTATAA
- a CDS encoding YoaK family protein, producing the protein MLPSSPKPMVNTALQHQHKWRGRIGLTLVASLSVLAGMTDAIGFMASGDFVSFMSGNTTRLAVAISEGDLGLTGRLTLLVATFILGNALGVIISRVSKRHALPLLLCIATLLCGAAAWPIAEQLPAVLAAIIAMGMLNAAVEQVNGLPVGLTYVTGALSRFGRGLGRWMLGERRNGWRVQLIPWAGMFVGAVIGALLEHQLGIKALLVSGLLSALLGLVSLKIPRRWHLGYMPR; encoded by the coding sequence GTGCTGCCCTCCTCCCCTAAACCCATGGTCAATACCGCCCTGCAGCACCAACACAAATGGCGGGGGCGCATCGGCCTGACGCTGGTGGCCAGCCTCTCGGTGCTGGCCGGCATGACCGACGCCATCGGCTTTATGGCCAGTGGTGATTTCGTCTCGTTCATGAGTGGTAACACCACGCGGCTGGCGGTGGCGATCAGTGAAGGCGACCTGGGGCTGACCGGGCGCCTCACTCTGCTGGTGGCGACGTTTATCCTGGGCAACGCGCTGGGGGTGATCATCAGCCGCGTCAGCAAGCGCCATGCGTTGCCGTTGTTGCTGTGTATTGCCACGCTGTTGTGCGGCGCGGCGGCGTGGCCAATCGCCGAGCAGTTGCCGGCCGTGCTGGCCGCGATCATCGCCATGGGCATGCTCAATGCGGCGGTGGAACAGGTCAACGGCCTGCCCGTGGGGCTGACTTACGTGACCGGCGCGTTATCGCGTTTCGGTCGCGGGCTGGGACGCTGGATGCTGGGGGAGCGCCGTAATGGCTGGCGCGTGCAGTTGATTCCCTGGGCCGGGATGTTTGTCGGCGCGGTGATCGGCGCCTTGCTCGAGCATCAGTTGGGGATCAAGGCCCTGCTGGTCAGCGGCCTGTTGTCGGCGCTGCTGGGCTTGGTGTCGCTGAAAATTCCGCGGCGCTGGCACCTGGGCTATATGCCACGCTGA
- the modC gene encoding molybdenum ABC transporter ATP-binding protein: MIEVRLQLKYSGFALDVDLKLPGRGVTALYGHSGSGKTTCLRCIAGLERAGDGFVQINDQVWQDSRNGVFMPPHKRALGYVFQEASLFPHLSVLANLEFGLKRIPKAQRRVDMAQATQLLGIGHLLDRHPQHLSGGERQRVGIARALLTSPQLLLMDEPLAALDSQRKGEILPYLERLHDQLEIPVLYVSHAQDEVARLADHIVLLSEGKALASGPIGETLARLDLPLARGDDAGVVINGTVSGHDAHYQLLTLQLPDSPLQMRVAHAPLDLGKHLRFKVKARDISLSLQPGEHSSILNCLPVTVTQEIPADNSAHVLVRLDAAGTPLLARITRYSRDQLQVHPGQALWAQIKAVAVLA; this comes from the coding sequence ATGATCGAAGTGCGCCTGCAACTGAAGTATTCCGGGTTTGCCCTGGATGTTGACCTGAAGCTGCCGGGGCGCGGTGTCACCGCGCTCTACGGGCACTCGGGCTCGGGCAAAACTACGTGCCTGCGCTGCATTGCCGGGCTGGAACGGGCCGGCGATGGGTTTGTGCAAATCAACGATCAGGTCTGGCAAGACAGCCGCAACGGTGTGTTTATGCCGCCCCATAAACGCGCCCTCGGCTATGTGTTTCAAGAGGCCAGCCTGTTTCCCCACCTGTCGGTGTTGGCCAATCTGGAGTTCGGCCTCAAGCGTATCCCCAAGGCCCAACGCCGCGTAGATATGGCCCAGGCCACGCAACTGCTGGGCATCGGCCACCTGCTGGATCGCCACCCCCAGCACTTGTCCGGCGGTGAACGCCAACGCGTCGGCATCGCCCGCGCTCTGCTCACCAGCCCCCAACTACTGTTGATGGACGAGCCCCTGGCCGCCCTCGACAGCCAGCGCAAAGGCGAGATCCTGCCCTACCTGGAACGCCTGCACGATCAACTGGAAATCCCGGTGCTGTACGTCAGCCATGCCCAGGATGAAGTGGCGCGCCTGGCCGATCACATTGTCCTGCTCAGTGAAGGCAAGGCCCTGGCCAGCGGCCCGATCGGCGAAACCCTGGCGCGGCTCGACCTGCCCCTGGCCCGCGGCGACGATGCCGGCGTGGTCATCAACGGAACGGTCAGCGGCCACGACGCCCATTACCAATTGCTGACCCTGCAACTGCCCGACAGCCCGCTGCAAATGCGCGTGGCCCATGCCCCGCTCGATCTGGGCAAGCACCTGCGCTTCAAGGTCAAGGCCCGGGATATCAGCCTCAGCCTGCAACCCGGGGAGCACAGCAGCATCCTCAACTGCTTGCCCGTGACCGTGACCCAGGAGATCCCCGCCGACAACAGCGCCCATGTGCTGGTGCGCCTCGACGCGGCAGGCACGCCGCTGCTGGCGCGGATCACCCGTTACTCGCGGGACCAATTGCAGGTGCATCCCGGCCAGGCGCTGTGGGCACAGATCAAGGCGGTCGCGGTACTGGCTTGA
- a CDS encoding metalloregulator ArsR/SmtB family transcription factor, with protein MTDLFSPPDVFKCLADATRTRLTLLILREGELCVCELIHALDDSQPKISRHLAQLRSCGLLVDRRQGQWIYYRLNPQLPQWVNTVLETTLQANQPWLHNDAQRLDAMGDRPQRASTCC; from the coding sequence ATGACTGATCTTTTTTCTCCCCCCGATGTATTCAAATGCCTGGCCGATGCGACCCGCACACGGTTGACCTTGTTGATCCTGCGCGAGGGCGAACTGTGCGTCTGCGAGCTGATCCATGCCTTGGATGACAGCCAGCCAAAAATTTCCCGGCACCTGGCACAACTGCGCAGTTGCGGGCTGCTGGTGGACCGTCGCCAGGGCCAGTGGATCTACTACCGCCTCAACCCACAGTTGCCGCAATGGGTGAACACCGTGCTGGAAACCACCTTGCAAGCCAACCAACCCTGGCTGCATAACGACGCGCAACGCCTGGATGCCATGGGCGACCGACCACAACGGGCCAGCACCTGCTGCTGA
- a CDS encoding AzlC family ABC transporter permease produces MPTAVPHYAFARGAIAIIPLSLACAPWGLLAGSLAIDAQFTPLESQGLSVIVFAGAAQLVAIGMVKSGASLIAILLTTLLLTSQHLLYGMHMRATLSPLPARWRMSLGFLLTDEFFALVSQYDRQTFNRWYALGAGLTFYVAWNLFTLAGIVLGKSIPNLDQLGLEFSIAATFIALITPVVRDVPTVVCVAVALLFSVLLSYWHWESAVVVSGLLGMSAGYACKRLGVGQR; encoded by the coding sequence ATGCCTACTGCCGTTCCCCATTACGCCTTCGCCCGTGGCGCGATTGCGATCATTCCTCTGTCGTTGGCCTGTGCCCCATGGGGCCTGTTGGCCGGCTCCCTGGCGATTGACGCCCAGTTCACCCCGCTGGAAAGCCAGGGCCTGTCGGTCATTGTGTTCGCCGGTGCCGCGCAGTTGGTGGCCATTGGCATGGTCAAGAGCGGCGCCAGCCTGATTGCCATTTTGCTCACCACCTTGCTGCTGACCTCCCAGCACTTGCTGTATGGCATGCACATGCGGGCCACCCTGTCGCCCTTGCCGGCGCGGTGGCGCATGAGCCTGGGCTTTTTGCTGACCGATGAGTTCTTTGCCCTGGTCAGCCAATACGATCGCCAGACCTTCAACCGCTGGTATGCCCTGGGCGCGGGCCTGACGTTCTACGTGGCCTGGAACCTGTTCACCCTGGCCGGCATCGTGCTCGGCAAAAGCATCCCCAACCTCGATCAACTGGGCCTGGAGTTTTCCATCGCCGCGACCTTTATCGCCCTGATCACCCCGGTAGTGCGCGATGTGCCAACGGTGGTGTGCGTGGCCGTGGCCCTGTTGTTTTCGGTGTTGCTCAGCTATTGGCACTGGGAGTCGGCGGTGGTGGTGTCGGGGTTGCTGGGGATGAGTGCAGGGTATGCCTGCAAACGCTTGGGAGTGGGGCAACGATGA
- a CDS encoding AzlD domain-containing protein produces the protein MIFVMIIGMGLAVFFNRYLFLEPRLPVRLNRGAREFLGFAVPGMLTAICGPIIFLAEHKLNLSPTNPYLLAGICAVALMFWTRSVLTTVLLSMALFYLFRWLF, from the coding sequence ATGATTTTTGTGATGATTATCGGCATGGGCCTAGCGGTATTTTTCAACCGTTACCTTTTTCTGGAACCGCGCTTGCCGGTGCGCCTGAATCGCGGCGCGCGGGAGTTTCTCGGGTTCGCGGTGCCCGGCATGTTGACGGCCATTTGCGGGCCGATCATTTTCCTCGCCGAGCACAAGCTCAACCTGAGCCCCACCAACCCCTACCTATTGGCCGGGATCTGTGCGGTGGCCCTGATGTTCTGGACCCGCAGCGTGTTGACGACGGTGCTGCTGAGCATGGCGCTGTTCTATCTGTTTCGCTGGTTGTTTTAA